Proteins from one Eubalaena glacialis isolate mEubGla1 chromosome 8, mEubGla1.1.hap2.+ XY, whole genome shotgun sequence genomic window:
- the LOC133096613 gene encoding diphthine methyl ester synthase-like produces MLYMIGLGLGDAKDITVKGLEVVRRCSRVYLEAYTSVLTVGKEVLEEFYGRKLILADREEVEQEANNILKDADISDVAFLVVGDPFGATTHSDLILRATKLGIPYRVIHNASIMNAVGCCGLQAADIHFTSLISVF; encoded by the coding sequence ATGCTTTACATGATCGGTTTGGGCCTGGGAGATGCCAAGGACATCACagtcaaggggctggaagttGTAAGACGCTGCAGTCGAGTGTATCTGGAAGCCTATACCTCAGTCCTGACTGTAGGGAAGGAAGTTCTGGAAGAGTTTTATGGAAGAAAATTGATTCTCGCtgatagagaagaagtggaaCAGGaagcaaataatattttaaaggatgCTGATATCAGTGATGTCGCATTCCTTGTAGTTGGTGATCCATTTGGAGCTACAACACATAGCGATCTTATTCTGAGAGCAACGAAACTGGGAATCCCTTACCGAGTTATTCACAATGCTTCCATAATGAATGCTGTAGGCTGCTGCGGTTTACAGGCTGCTGACATTCATTTTACAAGTTTGATATCTGTGTTCTGA